In Rutidosis leptorrhynchoides isolate AG116_Rl617_1_P2 chromosome 2, CSIRO_AGI_Rlap_v1, whole genome shotgun sequence, one genomic interval encodes:
- the LOC139888478 gene encoding uncharacterized protein — protein MVRWIHTHKLAGRNFWNIDTQPNSSWSWRKILDVRELVKGRFIHIVNNGEFTSMWYDIWCDFGPLADLVSTRMIYHEGSDPSFSIKDMVLANYLNWPSSWLSRFPQLAMISAPVLSLAPDVIKWRDIDGNLQDFLVHLVWETIRSKSTQVPWASDVWFSNNIPKHHFVMWLLMGEKLKTQDKLKHWKVSENQVLLCSLCEQVSESHDHLFFNCPFSLQVWNHVKNHMEFPIFSNSWKDFTLLVSPFAKRRIARNIMVKLLYAATVYSVWQERNNRLFKKKKRSVDQVYKDIYATVRLKLMTINWKKTPQTLRLKSDWKIS, from the coding sequence ATGGTCCGTTGGATTCACACTCATAAGCTTGCAGGTCGAAACTTTTGGAACATTGATACTCAGCCAAACTCGAGTTGGAGTTGGCGGAAAATTCTTGATGTTCGTGAGCTAGTTAAAGGAAGATTTATTCATATTGTTAATAATGGTGAATTTACTTCTATGTGGTATGATATATGGTGTGACTTTGGCCCTCTTGCTGATTTAGTTTCGACTAGAATGATATACCACGAGGGTTCTGATCCTTCATTCTCAATAAAGGATATGGTTCTAGCAAATTATTTGAATTGGCCATCTAGTTGGTTGTCTCGTTTTCCCCAACTTGCTATGATTTCAGCCCCGGTTCTTTCCTTGGCCCCTGATGTTATTAAATGGCGTGATATTGATGGTAATTTACAGGATTTCTTGGTCCACCTTGTATGGGAGACTATTCGCAGCAAATCCACTCAGGTTCCGTGGGCCTCGGATGTTTGGTTTTCGAATAATATTCCTAAGCATCATTTTGTTATGTGGTTGCTTATGGGAGAAAAGTTAAAGACTCAAGACAAGCTTAAGCATTGGAAAGTTTCGGAGAATCAAGTTTTGCTTTGTTCGTTATGTGAGCAGGTTTCAGAATCTCATGACCATTTGTTCTTCAATTGCCCGTTTTCTCTTCAGGTTTGGAATCATGTGAAAAACCATATGGAATTTCCTATTTTTAGCAACTCATGGAAAGACTTTACATTGCTGGTTAGCCCGTTTGCTAAAAGAAGGATTGCTAGAAATATTATGGTCAAGTTGTTATACGCGGCTACAGTGTATAGTGTGTGGCAGGAGAGAAACAATCGCTTGTTTAAGAAGAAAAAGAGATCGGTGGATCAAGTTTATAAAGACATTTATGCTACTGTCAGATTGAAGTTAATGACCATCAATTGGAAGAAGACTCCTCAGACGCTAAGACTGAAGTCGGATTGGAAGATATCTTGA